A region of the Andreesenia angusta genome:
GAGACAGCACATAGGCTATGCCGAGCCCTACCGGTATCTTCTCACCTCTGTAGTTTTCAGCTGTAGAGTCAGCTTCTAAGAGCATTCTGTATATGAGCGTCTGAAATGCGAACATTATCACAAATCCCAGCATTAAGACCATGATTTTTTCTAATACCATGAAAATCTCCCCTTATCTCTTGAATGGTATGACTATTAGAGTCTTGAGTATGTCCCAAAACTGTCTTCCTCTGTGTACAAATCCGCTTATGTCTCTGCCTGTTTCTGCATGTGTCATGTCCACTTCCACCTCTACGAGTTTGTACCCCTGTCTCAATGCCTCTACAGTCATAGCCACTTCTATTCCAAACCTGTCCGGGATGTAGGAGATCGAGTCTATCACTTCTCTCCTGTAGACTCTCTGCCCAGAGAGAGTCGTGTCTATCTCCTGCTTTGTATAGAAGTACACACCTCTCTTCGCAAGCTGCTTTACCAGCCCAAAGCCTCCCTTTTTCTTCGCCTTGCCAAATTTGGCTATGGTGAAGTCTGCATCTCCCTCTATGACAGGAGCTATGAGCTTTGAAAGCTCGCCAGCGCTTGATCCTAAATCGCCGTCAAGCAGAGCCACAGCTTCGCTTTCAGAGAGCTTAAGCCCTTCTCTTATGGCCTTTCCTTTCCCGCCGTTCTGCTTCATCCTGACTAGCGTCACATCCAGCTTCTCGGCTATGTCTGCCGTTCCATCCCCAGATGCGTCGTCCACTACTATTATCCTCTCTACATATTCAAGGTTTTTCACTGCATTCACAGTGCTCTCTATCCTGTCTCGTTCGTTATAAGCTGGTATTATCACATCGACTCTGCTGTCCATTAAAGTCCTCCCTGATTTTCCATAAGGCTGTCCAGCTCAGGGTAGACTCCTGTAGCTGTATCTTT
Encoded here:
- a CDS encoding glycosyltransferase family 2 protein; this encodes MDSRVDVIIPAYNERDRIESTVNAVKNLEYVERIIVVDDASGDGTADIAEKLDVTLVRMKQNGGKGKAIREGLKLSESEAVALLDGDLGSSAGELSKLIAPVIEGDADFTIAKFGKAKKKGGFGLVKQLAKRGVYFYTKQEIDTTLSGQRVYRREVIDSISYIPDRFGIEVAMTVEALRQGYKLVEVEVDMTHAETGRDISGFVHRGRQFWDILKTLIVIPFKR